The following nucleotide sequence is from Sphingomonas panacisoli.
AAGGGATAGACGGTGCCGTTGAGATAGACGCTGAACACGCTCGCATGCGGGGTGCCGCGGTGCGAGACCGTGACGATGTCGGCGTGGTCGCCCAGTTCCTTCGCCACTTCGCGGAATAGCTTGGCGGGGAACACCGGTGTGCCGAGATTGCGGACGCTCTCTGAAAACACCGTGTAGTGCATCGCGAGATCGTTCGGCCAATTGCCGATCGCGACATGCAGATCGCTGTCGAGCGATTTGCGCACCTCGGCGCGTTGCTTGCGCGGGATGGCGAGCAATTGTGCTTCGTCGTCCGCCGCCAGATCGCGCGAAAAGCCGAGATAGGTGGTCTCATCGACGATCCATCCCTCGCCCGGCGCCGGCCCACCGCGCAATTCCAGGCTCGGGCAACCAAGCTTTTCGGCCAGCGCCCAAGCGGATGCCGCCAGGGCGTCGGCGACCGCGTCACGGCGTGTCAGGATACCGCCGTCCACGGCAAACCCTGTCGATACGAGCGCTTTGCCGAACAATGGCGATCGGATTTCGGTCAAGGGCAGCACGCCGTGGATTTCGCCATTGGCGGTCTGCGCTATCAGGCAA
It contains:
- a CDS encoding FemAB family XrtA/PEP-CTERM system-associated protein, which translates into the protein MTVQLPTLVAIMPANLNDAGERARIDDYVRAHPDATPFHLTGWNVAVARACGQTAHCLIAQTANGEIHGVLPLTEIRSPLFGKALVSTGFAVDGGILTRRDAVADALAASAWALAEKLGCPSLELRGGPAPGEGWIVDETTYLGFSRDLAADDEAQLLAIPRKQRAEVRKSLDSDLHVAIGNWPNDLAMHYTVFSESVRNLGTPVFPAKLFREVAKELGDHADIVTVSHRGTPHASVFSVYLNGTVYPFWGGGTREARALKANDRLYYELMRHARANKACTRYDFGRSKAGTGVAAFKKNWGFEGVPLRYAKRVAPGETPREMNPMSPKYRLQVAVWKKLPLWLANTMGPVIAKGLG